TTAAGACATATAAAAGTCATGCACATGTTTGTTGCTTTTGGTATAAATACTGTGTACGTAacatttctttgattttgaattaaaataactAATTAATACTAGTTCCACAGGCACATGAAAGTAAGCAGTAGcaaataatcaaattaaaaaagagaaatcaTTTCTTCATAAAGATTAgaaacatgtattacatgtacacatttttttaaaatgtcaaatggTGCTTGTTTTAAGGTTCCGGTATTAAAAGTATTGGTAGGTATTTCAAGAGTGTAATGCTATCAGCCTATACAAGCATACCAGAATCTCCAGCTGTTATTTATTTTACTGCTTTTCAACGAATGTATAaacttattaatatttttccaGCTATCACTtgtaagttttaatgcaaatcACATTTGAATATAGGAATACTATATGTATCTCTGCTTGTCAGACAGCATATCGAATTGCTTCACCATTTGTTTCTAATAGTTAACTGTAAAGAGTACTTTCTTAATTTAATCTAGGAATTTTTGATATGTAACTTGAATTTCAGGGAAGTTTTTGTCTGATAAGAAGAGAAAATTAATACAAAGCATGATATAGTTCTAGCCTATACATCAAGATTAACACTCGAACACCACCTTTggttatttctttattttaccagGAAAGAAAGGCAACGGTGGGTCCATAGTCAGTAACACTGGTATCTATCTGTCTCCTGTATATGTAGTTTGTGTTACGGTGTTGATCCATACATTAGCTAATATGGAGCTCCCCCCTCACTGGGCGTGTCCTTGAGCAATCTTAGCGACACATAATGCTCACGTGACCAGCACAGCGTTTGTAGTATGATTAGCACTGTGATTCTAGTATTGCTTTAGATCAGGGTTCTGGCTACAGAGCTTTGGTATTTCAGTCAATCAGTtaactacatgtagtagtaTAGTTTGGATTTAatggttttgattttttaaaaaaaatagctgtGTTTAGCTgtatcatatataatatatactttaCGAGAGtagtttttttcattatagGTAATTGTACGTTTGTATACAAATTAAGTAGATGAATGTGGAAGGCGTGTGTATCTTTCTCTAAAATGGTAGTTTGTAATTGGAAGtttagtaaaaaataaaatccataatacatttttaaaagttagaaatatctggcaatttcaaaaaatgtccTATGCAGTAATTTGCTCGTTTCTATTCCTGTTTACTTACTATGGCTCAATATAGAAAATGAGTAAATAGTGTCTATCTATGTTAGGACTTGATTTTTCGCAATACTTTGCAGATTGAGTTTTCAACTAAATttgggtaaataaaaaattaacagaaaatgAAGGATAACTTAGCGTCTTTGGTTACAGGAGCACAAATGGTGAATGGATGGTTCTTTTTCTCCTCATTAACGGTCATACACTTTTTTCTGCCAAATCTCACTTCACAAATCACTGGTGGTGATCCCGTTTTGTCgtttaaattaaacttttaattttgtaaagattACGAAACATTTAACTTTCAACTTACATGTAACACTTATCACCATGTTGCAATTGAAGCCCgaagaagtacatgtaaaagaatTTTGATCAAATATCATTCACCATTATTTAATAAGAtcaggaacgtatatactaacgggataggcaacttctacattcgttagaatatacgtccctgataagATATTGAGTTTATAATGTGAAAATCATCTTTTTCTCATAGGACTTTGCTATCAAGGGTTTCTTGATGCATGTATAGAGATCGCCAGACGAAAATTCTATGCTCCATCCAAAATAGAAATGTTAGAAAACCTTGTCGACCACTGTGAACTGAGTCTAAATCTGAAAGACAATGATTTAGCCAACAATCTGCCTCGGCTTCATTTCCGGCGCCTAGGACTGCAATACCGCCAGGGGTCGTTGTACGCCATGCCACGGCGGATAATGGAACAGATGACGGAGGAGACGACTATAGAGGACCTGCTGAAGGCCCACGAGAAGAAGTTACGCCAGCCCTCCAAAGAGGACATAGAGTCATTCCTCAGACGAAGCAGGAGGACCATATACCAGCCCTCCTCCACCGCCGCGGTCCTCAGCGCACACAGGTCGCCGGATTCCGAGTGAACGGTTCTTGTGTCAAGAAACGGAAACGCTCATTGTTTTTGTATACTTTGGCATTATATGTTTTTGttatctatataattatgtactcAGTATGTACTCGTGTGTATAAGGTAAACTGATATTTGTACGGAAAAGAAAACGGCACAGGATtcgaagtaaaaaaaaatcataaaggtTTGTGTGTATATTTAGACAAGATAATAGAATTACACGAAGTGTGGAAATTACGCTCAACATTAACTTTTAGTTATTTTCCTCCAAAGGAGAAATTCACTTTCAAATTTTAGATGCTTGCTCCTTGTTTTGTATGAAATACAATGTGTCTTCTGTGAAAATACGTTATATGTATTTCAGTCACGatgataattttaaatgaaataaattttacattacttattttaattgatcatataaaaaaaaataactcaattaaatatattaaatgtgttaaaatatgaataaagaaACCAAccaacattttataatttttataaaatgtgtatttgattttttttaaaagcatttttttaatttatcagaTATACACCTATCATGGAAATAAAAATCACTATATCCTAACATAcacaatataaatttatttgtttaaaaagtgaAATCGATGTATTTTATGGAACTTCCAAAGAATAACATATGCATAAGTGTCATGTTGTtcaatttgaaacatttaaaatgaatacactAAATGGTTCTCTAGTTTACTTTTAACaagtatgaaaataaaatttcccaAAATATCACTAGCATTCGAGGTCCATAAAAGATATGTTGTTATGATTTACATTCTTCATGTTATTTGATCCAAATACTATTGCACCTGCTGTTTGAGTTAACCATGACCCGATGTCCAATtatgtgttgattttttttaaaagaaatgtttgtttagtctttttaagcattttatgaaattattggaTGTACATTTTGTTGATACTGAATAGACATAATCAGAAGATATGATTCATGAAGTGATTCAGTGCAATATATCTTTACATGCATCAATAAGATAATCaaagaaagaagatgggtgaataaggcatgtaaaatgcccatacgaggaatgattagatactgcaaattaaaatatcatcaaatctgataatttttgtaaaaaataacttaaaacaatgtatatttaacgtaacatcggtttgtaacccttaaatattttaaaaacttgtaaTAGGTTGATtcaaactggcgtatgcgtgtcataACCTCCAAATACTAGTAGTGTcattttataacttcaatgccttttcttttatagagtgggtctgagctccatatttttgtcatagtctaaatgcggtttgatgaaatcaaaaccgattttattcaacaaaaatgtggagagatgacccactatactttaaaaatgtcattttgtggcccaacaattgaacgttttagaaaaataatacaagtccgtaaattcgtggccaacgtctcatatagcatttaaacaaagCACTTTGTTGTGagtgaaatggctcagtggttagagcaccaggtAACTTTATAGAACAtaggtttttaggttgtgggtacgataccaccaaaacttaaggatttattattttttttcttatcgtttttgaaatatttcaaactgaatatagttagaaattacccttttgtaaacttttgTATCATAACATAtcgaatatatttaattgaaaaaaatgttaaatttgaaattgtatttaacgactaaaccaaatgggcagttgcatcatcttattcccccatcttcttaaTTAATCAAGATTCTGACCTTGACAGTGCTGCTGTACGCTACGGTGCCATAATGGGGGAGAGTTATATCATAACCATGACAAGCGTGAAGTATTACCATGATTACTGGGAAGCATAATGGAAACTTTATACACACGGTTTACGTAATAACCCACTAGTATTGTATCATGTTGACGTATTGGTTACAGCCTGGTACGATATTCTCTAAGATTTGTGTTATAATGAATGTAttgttttttgtattcattttgtaataattgaatacaataatttgtaataattaACTCTGACTCTTTGAAGATATTGGGctaattatgtatcaaaaataaaactttccattaaaaacaatgatttttcttttatattagaTATTTTGAGCTATATAAAGATCATATATAACAAGGAATATTCatgtataataaatattcaCAGACTcgcatattaaacaataaaatgcgggatatgaaggtggcgacattgcagaaaaaaaagtaattttttctgcaatgatcgcatAGTCCGCACGAATCATCAAAGAacgcatttcattgtttatatttacatctttctttcaacaaattaataaattggttgtaaaaattcaataaaattctcttagttactgttaatgtacattagtacattagctaaaagaaacggCCATATCGTCTCAAATTGGAATTTgtgtctgacatcatcatggttatctcgtgcagtccgtgatttctCTTAGGTCGGTGTAGGTTTCGACCAGTtcataaacggggcgtgtagatttaaATTCAGTCTGGTTGTTTCTATAAAGCTATATgaattttcgtaagaaatagggtgaatcatactcggtagatatatatacatgtatatgaaaatgtCTACACATCACTTTGATAGgtttacatattttgtttttgtttgttatttgtttgttgttgttttttgaaattataGATATATTGCCTATCAATGCATTGGTAAACCCTGCTCGTTCCTTCCTTCAACACAATACAGTTAAGACTTTCCTCCATGACTACACCTTGTTAAGATTTGTAAAATTAacgtaaaataaataaatgataccaATACCGTTGTCTGTTTTAATCGTCTTTGTAATAATGGAATTAATGTACAAATGCGACTTTATTTTCAGACAATTCAACTTTAATACCAGTATTAACGTTACCTTTAGTTAACCCCAATACTAACCCTGGTTTGCAGTTTAGTAAGGAATTAGATCACATCAAGTGCCCGGGAGTCcaaaatgttctttttaaaaagactgATTCCAAAGAGCATTACATACGTGCAAACTTGGCATTCATCTGGTCAAACTGGTGTGTATTATGGCCCACAACAAAGAACGAGTACGAGTTGTGTTGACAAAGCGCATTTATATTAAATAGACGCTATTAAAGCCTTATAAATAATTCACGAAAGAACTGAAAACGGACAAATCAGTCAAGAACTGGAAAGAGAAGTGCACATTTCTTTTGGAATTTTTGTGTGTATACTTTGCAGCTATGATAGTTCTGACAATAATATTGCAGCCATTCTTGAAATGCGAACGCTCTTCTCATTCAACCTATACGGTAAGATCAACAGAAGAATTTAGGGGGCCATTCATCTGAGGAAAAATTCTTCcacatttcatttgtattgattTGATCCGAAGGAAAAAGGACTGTTATAAATATTATGGATATATGAAAGATTCGGCGATGCAGAGGTATAGGATAAGGTGCACACGGAAACACATTGTGCTGGTCGCGATCGTCTGCCTAGCCTTAACTGGACTAGTAATGAAAACGCACCTTGTTCAGCGCGTCCACTGTGTTGGAGTTTTGGGGGACCGCTACATTTCGTACGTGAAGGAAACAAAAATCGTCTTTCCTACAGAGACAGAATTGATGGGATATGACTACAATACTCTTGGTTGTCTGTATGAAATGTACACAAGAACGCTGCAGTACCATTGCAGAAGAGTACGGAGGTTTGGAGAAATTCCCAGAAGAGGGTGGTACTTGTGTCTGGACTTTCTGAAAACTTCACCCATCAACTGTACCATTGTTTCGGCAAATCCTGCTTTCGACGAgcgttcttttgtaaaacacatTCAAAAATACTGTAACGCAAactacaaaatattaaacaacatAGACTTTGGTAAAACCACGTTGATTGAAGAAATCGACGTAGTAACATTTTCCGTTACAAAAGTAGGTGATTTTGATAAGTTGAAGAAAACTTTGGATACATATGATAACAATGTACGCCAGTTATTACTGGAAATTCGTCCCTGGGATAAATCCCCTTCCGAGGTAAGGAACCTCTTATCCAGTCTGGAAGACCTCTCTAGGAGAGACTTTAAGCTGGTTTGGTTCGATATACCTTATAGCTGTGTACCTTTCTTTAATAACCGCGAATCAAGCTGCATTAGTCTCAGTTATGTGCGGGTAAATAGTAAATTAGGCCAATTTCTGGTGAAAACTGACACAAGGTCCTTAGTTTTGCCATCGCCCGAAATCTGGGTGGAATTTTCACGGATTGAAGCGGTGCGTTCATTGTACCATGAATACCTCTCCACTGTCCAATTCCACTGCAAGCACGTGGTTAGAATGGGGAAAGTAAGTGATGGTGGCTGGGATGTCTGCCATGATTACATGTTCATGCCATCACCCACGTCCCCCTGTATAATTTACTCTTTCGGAATACAAAAcgacttttcatttgataacgACATTTCGAACACGTACGGATGTTACGTTTTTTCGTTTGATCCTAGCATGGGTGTAAGCGACCACCGACATTCAGAGAAGGTGTACTTCTATAACAAGGGACTGTATAACAAAGAGACAGTTGTGAAAAGGAAAAACACATATTGGCATATGGATTCATTGGACGGGATTCGAAAACAACTGAATCATGTACAAACTCCAATCAAAATTCTTAAAATGGATATAGAACATTCCGAATGGATTTCTTTAAAGCAAATAATTGACACTGGCCAACTTAGAGATGTGGAACAATTACTTATAGAATTTCATGGTAATGGGGATAAAGCAAAACTGATGATTCTAAAACGACTTTATGATATAGGTTTCCGAATATTTTGGCACCACAAAAATCCATACGCTGCATTCTATGATGATCAAATTGCAAGAAGCAGAGCGAACGAAATATCTTTTATCAATGTTGATTTCCTGAGGCAGCAAGGGACGCTTTGAGGATTAGActcattaattaataattagatTAATGCAAACCATGTTTATCTAGTCTATCGAtatattcaaatgtatttttaaaccaGATTGAGATCTGACattctttttacaatatatatggAAACATTGACACCCCTCTAAGTTCTATTTTGGTACTTTTTAAAACTCagtaaattaatcatttttaattaccattttattttctattcatATGGATAATCATTATTGTTtgatgaatgaataaatattgactGCTATTTAAGATTTTATCAAACGCGTTGAGAAAATAGTCGAATGAATCA
The nucleotide sequence above comes from Magallana gigas chromosome 2, xbMagGiga1.1, whole genome shotgun sequence. Encoded proteins:
- the LOC136272702 gene encoding uncharacterized protein — encoded protein: MKDSAMQRYRIRCTRKHIVLVAIVCLALTGLVMKTHLVQRVHCVGVLGDRYISYVKETKIVFPTETELMGYDYNTLGCLYEMYTRTLQYHCRRVRRFGEIPRRGWYLCLDFLKTSPINCTIVSANPAFDERSFVKHIQKYCNANYKILNNIDFGKTTLIEEIDVVTFSVTKVGDFDKLKKTLDTYDNNVRQLLLEIRPWDKSPSEVRNLLSSLEDLSRRDFKLVWFDIPYSCVPFFNNRESSCISLSYVRVNSKLGQFLVKTDTRSLVLPSPEIWVEFSRIEAVRSLYHEYLSTVQFHCKHVVRMGKVSDGGWDVCHDYMFMPSPTSPCIIYSFGIQNDFSFDNDISNTYGCYVFSFDPSMGVSDHRHSEKVYFYNKGLYNKETVVKRKNTYWHMDSLDGIRKQLNHVQTPIKILKMDIEHSEWISLKQIIDTGQLRDVEQLLIEFHGNGDKAKLMILKRLYDIGFRIFWHHKNPYAAFYDDQIARSRANEISFINVDFLRQQGTL